In Debaryomyces hansenii CBS767 chromosome B complete sequence, one genomic interval encodes:
- a CDS encoding DEHA2B15576p (weakly similar to uniprot|Q12471 Saccharomyces cerevisiae YOL136C PFK27 6-phosphofructo-2-kinase or uniprot|P40433 Saccharomyces cerevisiae YIL107c PFK26 6-phosphofructose-2-kinase) codes for MDTLPYHEAPKGREGNFTKKNEPEEGQTPSNSYEVNGFERIGSNTSINSLFDSNEYYCDAFKTNATQTAASSMISTPFLSTLKENILEVEDFNTLISKKLNFNKTIIILVGLPASGKSTISKQLCSYFDQKNFKSKIYNAGDIRRRLKHNSFNSSDFFDPNNLKAKHEREVFATTSLSTLIHDLNQGNISVGFLDATNTTLERRNKIMQYIRETPTRADNVILMDIQCNDQTLINFNISGKAFNADYKGKDYNTSVRDFKERSKHYIKIYDPISEEELASYRGVASLYVQIVNGGKKFKFTDIPGSNEVDIQTENDVLTCLTDFIKNYPEREGKRYFEAVEAFYKSKNNSSSNFKLACDL; via the coding sequence ATGGATACATTGCCTTACCACGAGGCACCGAAAGGACGGGAAGGTAATtttacaaagaaaaatgagCCAGAGGAAGGTCAAACACCATCAAATTCGTACGAGGTTAATGGGTTCGAAAGAATAGGGTCAAATACTTCGATAAATTCGTTGTTTGATTCCAACGAGTATTATTGCGATGCTTTCAAAACTAATGCAACGCAAACTGCGGCAAGCAGTATGATATCAACACCGTTTTTGCTGACATTGAAGGAAAATATCcttgaagttgaagacTTCAACACTTTGATATCAAAGAAGCttaatttcaacaaaacaATCATAATTTTGGTCGGGCTTCCAGCATCAGGCAAGAGTACGATATCCAAACAACTCTGTAGTTATTTCGACCAAAAGAACTTCAAGTCGAAGATATACAATGCAGGAGACATCCGTAGAAGACTCAAGCATAATTCGTTCAATAGTTCGGACTTCTTTGACCCTAACAACTTGAAGGCAAAGCACGAACGAGAGGTTTTTGCTACAACCTCATTGAGCACGTTAATTCACGATTTGAACCAAGGAAATATCAGCGTTGGATTTTTAGATGCAACGAATACGACAttggaaagaagaaacaaaattaTGCAATATATACGGGAAACGCCGACCCGGGCTGATAATGTCATTTTAATGGATATCCAATGTAATGACCAAACTTTAATAAACTTCAATATAAGTGGTAAGGCGTTTAATGCTGATTACAAAGGAAAGGATTACAATACGTCTGTTCGTGACTTCAAAGAGCGTTCGAAACATTACATCAAGATTTATGACCCTATCAGCGAAGAAGAGCTTGCATCATATAGAGGTGTAGCCAGTCTTTATGTACAGATTGTAAATGGTGggaaaaaattcaaatttacaGACATCCCTGGATCAAATGAAGTGGATATTCAAACAGAAAATGATGTTCTTACATGTCTCACcgatttcattaaaaattatCCAGAGAGGGAAGGGAAGAGATATTTCGAAGCAGTAGAAGCATTCTACAAAAGCAAGAACAACAGTTCGAGTAATTTTAAGCTCGCCTGTGATttgtaa